GCAAGACGTCCACACAAGCTTTCTCACCTTGTTTGCTGTTCTCCTCAAGACGAAGTACACGGACATCTGAATTCGTCACAGCAGCAGCGGCCAAAATGGCAGCAGACCCAGGGTAATCCCCTTGAATGACATATTCCTTAGCTTGATAGGACTGTCTGCCCGGTATGCGGTAATGCATTAGGTCTTCACTTGCATGAACGACAATACCCGCCTGCGCTAAAACTTCCAGCGTTTGGCCAACAATGATTTTGGACTTCAAGTCATGCAAGACTTCAATCTCGCTGTCTTCTTCAAGCAACGGTGTCATGAATAAAAGAGAACTTAGGAATTGGGAGCTGACATTGCCAGAAACGGTTAATTTGCCGCCGCGTGGTTGTCCCCCTTTAATAGTTATCGGCAGACGACCGTTAGAATGTTGCACTTCCACACCCATTTGCTGCAAAGTATCAATTAAATCATCATGTGGACGTTTACCCAGCGATTCCGGGTACGTATTAACGAAGGTCAAATCCGGACAAAAAGCAGCTGTAGACATCAAAAACCGCAGAACAGCGCCGGCATTTCCCACATTTAACTCAGAAACATGCTTAGGATGTTTGCCGAAGCCTGTGATAACGATTTTCTCATCATCTTCTTCAATAATGGCACCTAAATCACGGACACAACGTCTCATTGCATCACTATCTTCACTATGAGCCGGATAATAAATGGTGCTTGTCCCATCTGCGAGTGCTCCGATTAACAAATAACGGGTCGTGTAGTTTTTCG
Above is a genomic segment from Paenibacillus sp. HWE-109 containing:
- the aroA gene encoding 3-phosphoshikimate 1-carboxyvinyltransferase, which encodes MKAIVKPTSQLQGEINALSSKNYTTRYLLIGALADGTSTIYYPAHSEDSDAMRRCVRDLGAIIEEDDEKIVITGFGKHPKHVSELNVGNAGAVLRFLMSTAAFCPDLTFVNTYPESLGKRPHDDLIDTLQQMGVEVQHSNGRLPITIKGGQPRGGKLTVSGNVSSQFLSSLLFMTPLLEEDSEIEVLHDLKSKIIVGQTLEVLAQAGIVVHASEDLMHYRIPGRQSYQAKEYVIQGDYPGSAAILAAAAVTNSDVRVLRLEENSKQGEKACVDVLRAMGVNLTHEEGVVHVRGNQKLIAGEFDGDHFTDAVLAMVAAAVFAEGTSRFYNVENLRYKECDRITDYLNELRKAGADVEERQSEIIVHGKPQGVPGGVEINAHFDHRVIMALTVVGLRSEQGLIIHDAHHVAKSYPQYFDHLRSIGAQVELVSE